The Pieris napi chromosome 20, ilPieNapi1.2, whole genome shotgun sequence genome segment GAGACGAATACTGCGGGAATACGAACGTGTAGCCCCGTAACGCGTTCACGCCTACTTCTTTTTCACCTGTAAAATTAACGACTATGTTAGAATTTTACTAACTAAAatacgttttaaaataatttctacgACTACATTTTCAGGTTTTAGTTAAATAGCTATTAAGGCCTATTCAAACCTGAGCGATATTCGCTGCCACTGTGGGGTTTCGCTCAGGTATTTAGTATCAAGTACCGCGGCTAGAGCGACCTGAGCGATATTCGCTGCCACTGTGGGTAGAGGTACATAcctatgtacatacatatgggTAGCAAATACCGCTTAGGTCTGAACAGTAATATTACCGCATACCCACTGGGTTTTCTCTGCCGCAGACGGTAGCGAATACCGCTTAGGTCTGAACAGGCCTTTACTCGGCATGTGTTTACGATAAAATGAACATACGGCATCGAATTCTCCAGGATTTTTCAGACTAAGTTTCTGAATAACTTAAAACCTGGTGAGCTTTCTGTGGGTGATTCCCTCACGATGattttcttcaccgtacgaacGACTGTTTATTGCGcatatcatttaaatttttagttgtcaggtattaaaagtatatttaattttatataatcataTGTTTAAACAATATGTTTACGAATACTAGTTACAAGTGTtgctgttaattttatttgtagagACAAAAATCAatagtttgatttttttttaatggctctagcacgatttgtgcattagccagcgtcaagtataggattttttataattcgagctagtctttagaaattcgaccgtgtcctccatgtgcggtttaggcactcgcccggtaccgcacaaccctctcaaaggccgagaacaaatttaaatttaattaaaacttcccctcgaaccgggaatcgaacccggtacccctcacctacctgccacttaataagaccgctaggctatgaggccccttagtttgattttaaaaagtatcaCGAGATGACAAAGGCAAGAAATGTGTTAAGAAACgcaattcttttaaaaaagtacCTATCAGTCTTCTTTTCGCGCTGCGTCCTTCACTGGCTAGTTGTAAGTAAATGTTAAGCCAGCTATTAATAGTTATTGGTGTGAGACTCCACGATAAAATTTTGAGTACAAGTTGTTCCTCTAAAAGTATTTCATCTGTGGTACACGAGCCATCTGTGACGTATGCGAACTCTGTAATCTTTGGTGGGTAAACTTCTTCTACTTTGGCTGCTATAAATAAACAGGTAATACCTGAAAAAAGAgtgtttgttaataaaaatgttttaatttattactagacatagacataacatttattacatacgaaaacacacacacaaaataacaatactcaaagaaaaaataaaataagacatatcaaaaacaataaaaattaaaattcccttttgcttttttactttatcgataatttcattcatttatacaaattttcaattaaaaatatatccaaAACGGATACACGATATACAGATGAACATATGTACTAACAAAGGCAATGTACTAATAATTCACTTGTGTGTGTGGGAATAATGTGTGGGGATGGGTGCGTTTTAGGTGATCTTAAAAATAACGTGTATTGACGTATTGTTTTAGTAACATCGTCATACATTGAGTCGTCCAGTTTTAAGAACGAGATGTTTATCGGACTATCTGGCCGACTTGTACGCTCAAttaatcatatatattttgttgtgtGCAAATTCACATCACTTACCTATTAACTGCAAACATCCTTTTTGCACGTCTGCAGTATTTGAGagatatctatctatataatcCACTGTCAGGTGAAATGTTTCTCGGTGAAGTTTATAAACTGCACATACCTGGAAATAAGTATGATTATTTCTAGCTGAATGTTAAACAtcgaagttatgtatttaatttaaatttatataaacgaGGTAAATATCATATGTAAACTATAATACATAGCTATGTTTGTGTCTATATAGACGAAcgaacttttaataatataatatttacgttttaaatattaattaaatatttcgttGGAATCGAAAATATTCCTCTACCACGTCTGTATTTGTAGCTTTGCAAGTCTCAAATACATGGTCTACGAAATGCTACGAGGCTACGGATCGTAGCttgcaatataaaaatagagaTAAAGAGTCCccaattgaaattaattccctttataaaatctatattaatattcatatatatatataaaagagtacgtaataataatttgagtAAGCTGATAAAATGTGTAATTTACTAAAACGTAAGTATGAACAATGAACGGTGATAACAAAAACCGCACTCGTGTCCGCACTcacacaataataaataatttaatttttgacaaaACTAAATAGTTAAGTTTATATACGGCATATCGGGTTAGCCACATGTTTAAGAtagttttttttcaaataatacaaattaaacgtAGTAATTGGCTATTTAATATCTcgaacaaatatatatagaccTTACATACAGCCATATATGTAAGTATgcgttataatattaattaaattataatcttaatcaagtcacaaataaaattaacttaaatctCCATTAAACAACTCTGTATAATTGGAGACTGGAAGaagcattatttattttgaaatctgaattattttatttaaaacaaaaaccgtaattatacataatataataatcattttataaatattttgggaAGACAGCGTAAAAGTTAAAATAGCTACGAAAAAGACTTCGGACATTTAATTGCAAACTATATTTAGAATGTTCGAATACGATTTGAGTGGAGACCTGGGTAATTGGTATCATCCGGAAATAATCACAAggtcgatttttttttgcaggTTTAGTATGTGATAGCAGTTTTACGAACAATCAAAATAATGAGGCCATTACACATTTTAATTGAACGAGAACGAGAGAATTGTCAGTATTTATGCCACCTGTTCTATAAGTAGTTGTTCAATAGTAGGTTCATTCGACAAGGCAAGAAacttaatagtaaatattgtGTATTCAATTTTAGAATTGTTGGATGATAACTTTAAATTCGacgtataatttttgtaataaggGAATTGGACACTTAATACAAATTGCTTTATTTCAAGATATCGCACCTCGCAAAGTCAATAATGAGATATGTGaaaaggaaaattaaaaaaacatattattaataaaaatgtaaagctAGTGAAGAGATTACTGGTAAATATTACTAGTATCAAATAGCATTTATTAATACCGTAACATTTTTCAGATACTCGCAGCGTTTctgtatagtaaaaaaaaaggaatagtTTCTCTAAAGCTTTAAACGTGTAAAAACTTGTTCGATATTAGAAAGTACTATAAAAGCTAGGTTGAAAATGAAAggaatttagaatttatacaTGAATCGGGGCTCTCGCACCGCCGACAGTGGTGAATTACAAATTAGGCATTAAAATGGCCATATGACGTTTTTGCTATGTAATATATACCATATTTGgggttacaaaatatattctacGTAGTAATATGATAGCTGACTAGGCgcacgaaattaaaaaaaaaaaattaaaatcatttaatcatataggtaacacaatgtacacttatgatcgtcaaaaaaaattaactgtatatgaaatgcttctttacatttagtgccagttctcaaatcaaatgcgtagaacggaagagaagaactggcaataaactttcAGACACCCGTTTTattcgccatgttttttttacacgacgtttgtaaggagctgcaaccattacaccatgttccacatgacatcttaagtaattaataataataacataaattaaaaacaaagacttgtcctctatataacaaatatcatcgcatacacgaattcaagtacgaccagtcaccacaagtagcacccgttcacaaCCCTTAATCTTGAGGTCGAGCGTTCGGATCCCGGCTATGCGTAGTTAtcaatgcgcacatagaaaacgCAGCAAAATTTTGCTCATTCATCAATGATTACATCACTCTGAAGTCTAAGACTGACCTTGGCCTATAGGAGAATGCTTGTTGGTTCGCCAATAATAtgacatttattactatagtattatttatatatgagtAGCTACAGTAGTTCTTCATAATGTTATGATATCGTATGCCCCCATAAAATACATTCCGAATTCCACATTCAATACGGGTGTAAACTTTATAggtgttatatatatatgtatatgttgtTATATCGTTCTAAGGATCATTGATAGGTTTAgccataaatataaaaatattttaagtatacaCGTCTGAGTGTATGCAATTCACACAAATATCTTTACGTAATTCCCACGTAATTAGGCATTTAATTATACGAGTGTGACTTTAGATCGTATCAcaaaaatttcgttagtttcGCCCCGTAGTTTTAAGTCAACCCTCTTCGCAGCAACCCCATCGTTTAAAACCGGATGGTTTAGTTGATATGCAAGGTGACGTTGGTATGTTTTATAACTTGTGAAGCATTAGTTACgcttataataaacaaaacggAAATTAACGTTGAGGAAAGATATTTGAATTAACAATTACTTGCAATAAACTATTTTGAGCATACTTCGCAAGCTGAAATTATGAATTTCACGagtaatcatttattgaatttttctatcactaaaaatattggtttGGTACGCATCCTGCTAACTCATTTAAATCAGATATATGTGTGCCTTTCTGCGTCACTGGGTATCGTGCCAATacgtcatataaaatattatatagctaTCTAAGAAGTACGTAGGTAATCGCTTTataatggccgatttacattatcttagtgtttaggtgagtgctttaggatagtactttagttgaaacatgtaaacgctacttgctttagtaaacgctacgctaaagaacttgcctttcaagttgtactaaagcactctcctaaacactaagaaaatgtaaatcggccattatAAAGCGATTACGTATCGCGAGAGTGTATAGGGAGAGTTGATAAACAGATGGCCGTTCCAGTAAATAACAATAGGGATCTTGGGTTTTGGGtatgttgtaaaaaaaaggtACAAAGACACCGTTTCTGCGAAGGTCTGACCGTTACTCAAGTTTTAAAAGGTTGGGATAAGAAATGGTCTTTGATTGATTCTAGTATTTCCCATATCGAAGCAAGAATATATGATGTTGTATGCGGTAACCAAATGCCTGTGCTCGATTCCGGGGGAAAGAATTCTTCTATGTGTGTACTTCTTATATGTGTAATAGTAAATGGGTTGGCCCAAGGACCTAGAAAGAAAGGCAGTCTGAAAGAGCGGTTGAAAGCTGACAAACATTTGATACTGActgaaaatataaagtatagtTTGAGGAGTCCTTCTATGGATGGGGGCCGCATCTtagaataatacaattataattatctttccttttgtataatgtatgtaaactAGATGTGCATagataaattatatgatttttaatttttataaatgtcatTTTACTAACGAATTAAGTGATGAAATGTCAAACATCagcaaaataaaatcttaaatgaGGTTAGTTACGTTAACAAATAAATGAGGTCATTGCAGCgcattgaaattttttttgatgattaaaataaaaattgtattgtatagaaaaataatacaagatttaatatctaataaacACATATGATTTGTTTGTCATGAATAAATTTCAACTTTTtactgtttataattattattttaccgtTGGCAATTTACACAAACCTGTAACAGAccgcatttatattaaaatattatgagcGTTAGAATTCGGACtcgaaaattttgaaaattactagcttccataattaataaaaattcgtCTTAGCGTGTAGATAGCCAAATTAGTCGCGGTTTAAAGAGTACACACATCTTTTCAAAACAGTTCATGGGTACAGAGTATGATATACTATAGAATTAAATACTTCCATGAagtaaaaactatatttttaagcCAAAAGCAATAGAACTTGCAAATATATAGGTGTAGCTGGTGCTTCAGGTCATTGAACGGCGCAAAAAGGGGTCATTGCTCCGTATATTACTGTACCCTACACTTTTGAAATCATCCCATGTTTGACTATGTAAcattagataaatatattcttcAATACATTATGGGGTTAGTCACGTATCAAAAGATATATATCCGTTATTAAATCTTTCAGATAACAAAGCCAAGGTCTACGAAAGTACTAACGGTAAAGAATACGGTTATGCAATATAGAGCCGATTTTTTTTACTCCTCGTATTTCGGTTCGCATGTTTAATTACTATAAACTACTGCACAAAATAAGTGTAGTATAAACAAATCCAACGAAATAATCATAGAAATtgacgaaataaaaaaatattaacagttttctagaattaTGAAACTCCAAATAAATTGGTATGtacatataaacatttaaatctattgaatTAATGACGACATTGAAATCAAGTGGATTTTTTACAAGAAATGACGTTAGACAAAATCCTACGCCTTACAGCGATTTGTCAttcaatgaaaataatatgaagTTGACTTAAAACCAcacataaaagaaatattcttCTACGTTATACGTTAGCGATGAATTATGGGGAGAGCCCAAAACGATAATTTATCAAGGTTTccaagattttttattttagcacGATCAACAACTTTATCGCCCACATGCGCATTACGAAATTATCACGTAAATTGTCCTATAAagcttaaataatattttttttattcatggtAGAGCTTTTTTGTTcacgaatttttaaaaatgatgcCCATCTAAATGACGAACTTAATATCTATTGTGTCAGACATATTGTATACGTTAATAGTCCACAAAAAACGCCAGTATTCATGTCACGTAAGTAAATCTAGATCTTTAAAACGAAACTCACCTTGCCTAAAAAGCAGcatgaaacaaaataattaaataagtatctCGTACCAAACGTAAACAGAAATTTTCATTATACCCTTAGCTATAGAAATTTAGAAACTTCCCCCTTATCAAGCATTTTAATGCAGCATagagttaatttaattcatgAGAGACCATATTATATTGTagtttagatattaaaatagaattcaTAATACAAAGTATATTTCATTGGGGCTCTCCCAATGGGGGAGCCCCAATCCTCTTGTTTACTTCCTGAATTCATGGAATTTCTACTACTGATACATGACACAGATAAAaagtgattattatttatcacttgttttaaaatgataaaccttaataataataagtgttTAAACCACTCCAATGAGTACATTATTTACTTGACTTTTGACATTACCCATTTTACCTGTTTACTCATCATACCACACAAAATAATCTAAATCACAGTAATATTAGAGGGAAACagttataaaattgaaataagttCCTTACCTCATTCAGCCAGTCCAATAAAATGGCTCTCATCCTTGGTTGTAGATTGGGGTGATTGTCAAACATATTAGGATTTTTCTTCATGGCAGACCTGGCATCACAATCACACATATTCTTCCACACATCAGCCGAGTCTGCCCAGGACAACCCAGGCAATGGACACTTGCGTTTTGGAGGTGATGgacatagtattttattactgCTGTAAGAATTATCAATCTCAATATTATTCAACAGTACATCAATTGATTTGACTCCTCATGCAGTTCCAGAAAAGTCAATTGcatttaagataaacaaatattcatttGAGATCTTATTAAAGGTCCTGAAttgttgaaaaaataaatgtaattaaaggtagttttaattaagaatttatttcTCTTGAGTTGTAATCTTATAATGCCAAAGTATGAAATGGTATTTATGAAATACCTTTATGTTTACCTGGCTCTTTTATTAGAGTGTGGAGTAGAGTCTCCTCTAGCTACATTTTCAAGAGGGCTAAGCACACAGCTTGGTAGGTCAGATATGCTCGGTGGGCTAAGAAAACTGTCTGCATTATAATCTATGTCTGTGTAGACATGATTGGACTGGTCTGCACTTCCATCTTCATCACTGGAGCAGGATGATGATTCAACAACTACATTATGAGCAGGCTGATCGAAGAGCTCTTCAACTTCTTTGTATGATAGTTTCATAGGAGGCATGTTCTCAAcctgttataaaattaatctttatCATAATGTTCAAGTATGTACTAAGTAATATTGGGACAAGCAATTTGCATACCTCATCATCTGTtgaatttctttttctttttaaatttaatctctTATCCTCTGTATCACAGGAAGAactgcaataaaataaataagtaaacaaaGTTCACCAAAAACTAACTTAACTGCACTGTACATGTTCACTTATACATACCCTGCTTGGGCCATTGTAGATGTTGATTCACAAACTGAGGCCCTTACTGAAAGAAACACATAGTTCATTAATCAACTGTAAACTTAGATAGAATAGTGTTAGGAAGATTTAGAAATTATAGGTCAAAATATACCGCATGTCACcatccaaatttaaaatagggTTATGTCATTTGACAACCAGTTTAATGTGTACTTTaccttaaattattaaacgtaCTTAAGTTACACGCATAAGAAactcttaatttatttaaataaccgTTCAcaacatcaaaaaaataaggGCTGTATGCGGGTCTACAGGCAGCGTGCCCCCTGGAGGTTGGCGGGAGAAAATTTTTCAAGACACATTTTAGTACGTTATTactactttaattttataaattttgttatttatagtcGCTTCGATACTTGATTTAACATTTATCGTAAAGAAAATGTGAAATCTTGTTAATCAGCTGGCGTAAAAAATGCCACGAATCCGTCACAATCGCGCGCGAAATCCTCCCGTCAGCGCCATTAGACACGTCGCTAGCTTGGGTTTCTGTGCCCATCCACATTAggaaattgataaaaatagaACATCCCAGCTGTTACCTGATCATTATAATACTAGTTGGTAATTTAATCACTACTAACAACCCCTAATTACTATAAGAAAACCACAATCATTGCAAGTATAATTGGCTTGGCTTATCGACCTCCAAAGGTTTTTAACCTAATTATACAGTAATGACCACAAATCGTTTTGAATTAACTTCACATAATGATAAGCGAAATATTAAAGAACTTAATTGATGATTATAACAGTACCTTGTCATTCACAAATTCAAAGTAAATCCTTAAAGCAAAATTTCCTTAATCACTACACTTGAAGATTCACTTTTTGGCACTAAATCACAACTTTTTACTCAAATGTTTACCACTAAGACTGTCCTGAGTAAGAATGATtgcaaaaatattactttcagtgtaatttttattactttaaaccTTTATTCAGTTTTTTACGGATCGATAACGCCCGGCATTCCGCGCGAAAATGTCGCGGTAAAACTTTGGCCTCCTAGAAGCTAACCGTTTACTAACTTCACGTTTGTTTCTCCCTGAAAACATATGTCACAACAAATCTGTTCCGTTATACAAGCCTCGACAATAAAAGCGAATACCTTGacacataattatataaaaatatgtttataataatatatgataaaaatcttttaacaaatattgtatgtgatgttgtgttttttttaatcaaataattcaaataaagggattaaaaacatttaaataatttatttgaactttgaatttgtaaattaatttttaatttttcttttagaagatactttttaatattttagatgttcctaaataataatataaacacacGCCACGATAACCACGTATATTGAAACATTTTGCATAGTTGAATACTTATCATTCATTGGTCAATGGTGATGTTGGCTCTATTGCTTATTGCCTGGCATCGGTTTATATTGTTGGTAGCACTGTTTGGGCCTATATTCACGTATGTGCTCAGCTGGGCACCAGCTGATAGGAAATCGAAGAGCGTAGCTGATAATCGATATCATGTACATTCTATTATATATCAAACATATTTAATGCTATTATAATTTACTGGTGCTAATTATTACAGTTAATTTCTTTTCTCCacaaatctattttaaagATGTCAATTCAAAACTTAGCTGTGAAGCTATGTGGTGTCTTACAATCACAAACTGATGAAGGTAAGTTTTCTTAATACGAAtacgtatatttattaatattgatatatggctttctaattgtttttatttaatttcattgtaGAAGTAACTGCACGTGAATGGCGCTTAGTTGGTCAAGAACAAGATGGGTCCCAAGTATTGACATGGATTTCGAATCGACAAAACAAAGATGTGTTGAATATTGGCGTGTATACTAACAAGacgaaaacattaaaaaatctcTATACATTTGAagataaaatcaatattatacaGGCATCTGTAAATTCATCACATACTTTGGTTGCATATGTAGTAAAAGTTTTTCCTGGGAATTCAAAGGATGAAGCCCTTTACTGCCCATTCTTAGTTGGTGTTTTACCAGATAAAATAACAGGCCCCGAAAAGATCGAGGAGGGTTCAACTAAACAGATAATGGTCCAGTATGTGTATGGAAAGAGCATCAAGTACAGCCCTGGCATTAGAAATGACAGATTCATTCTCTTTAAACACTTGGAATGTAAGTATTTGGATTTTcaatttatagttaaataGGGATATGGCCTACATTCTATACTTTATTAATAGAATtgttagtttattaaaattagtgtAAAAAAGATGTTTGGTCATTGCAGGTATTAAAATCTACAGAACACCTATGTTTCTTAATGAATGTGATGATGGGTCAGAGAAGTGGGGATTTGATGGAATTTATCCAAATCcagaaaaaattgtaaatgtcTTTTCATGGTCTCAATGGGATTGTCTCAATCAAGtaagttatatgtatttatagacCCTTTGCAATAAGGCAGGAATGTTTTAAACATCATGAGCTAATACCACTTTTAGGGCAAATAAAGgagttattattgtttttattttagcttACTTAATCTaaccatataaaaaaacaatctatAGAATTTGCCTTGTAattctttacatttattttgtaattcatAACATActaattatgataaaaaaatattgttttacatttattcagttttaaattatatctattaGTTAATGCATAGTTATCATTACACCATtgtcataaattaattaagaggGCCGTTAATGACAACCCTAATTCTGCTTATTTcctacaattaattaatggGTTTCGACTATATTTTAGCACTCTGTTCTTAGTACTTAGTACATTGtactttcattttaatttattatagcaATAATGATTAATGGTTTAATGTCTAGATTAGGTTTGCCCATTTTGAGTAATTtagtattgttattaattattgttttattactcaAGTAAAACAATAGAAGGAAGCTAGTAAtagttaaacattttaaaaattgcattagtgtttGTGTGATGATAAATGAcaccaaatttttattttaagtgtatTAGACTCTTCAACACAATTTGGCATTGTGAATAGGTTTATGAcaatattaatcattttaaagaGTTGTAAGAAAGTACTAGTTTGTGGAtgtgttatatttttgttcataaaaatactgcccaataatttaaaaaactctcCTAAGGTCTGTGTTTTAAAAGAGTCAAAATCTTATATGGGAAAAACCTCATGTTTGTTTCACTGtacacttaatttaattaatcatgtGCGAATTTCAATTCCAAAAAATGCGAAGCGCCCGGGAGACTTATGTGCGGAAGGAGTTAGGCTGGCTAAATTATAGCCAGGACCGAGTATGAGTCTAAGTGAGGAAATTGAGTTCCACCAACCATACCATATACCAAGCTTTCTCACTTTtacgaaataataaattcaaaaataaccCTAGATGTATGTTCTAGGTACTTTTCTATATCCACTACCGTGCACCAGCCCCAAGTTTCGCAGAAGAGGAAGATGTGAAGACTCCAACGGAACTCACTCCAATGTTGTCTGCGCTTCAGTTTCACGCTGATCTGCCTCACGAGACGGTGGTACGTACAtagatgttttaaattttatttgccaAATTGCCTTAACATTAGAGATAATGTAGTCGTTCTTTTTCTTGTTAAAATGTGTAGACTGAACGTATCCATGAAAATAGGGGCCTcattataatacattatttgcAAGTATACTTttgctatttattaaaatatcaatgtcagacggaataaatttatttctaaactaTTCACTATGAGTAGACAATGTCATTGACGTTCACCGTGTTAAATATGCGTAGAGACGAATAGGAGACATCTACACACTATGTTTATGTAATGTTTGGAAATAATGGTAAGGAAATGTtaggtatatgttacaaaaaaatatgatttcttTTGGTATTTAGTTGCTTAGCATTCTTTCCGAACAACtccacttatttataaaatctaaggTTTACACTCATTTTAAGTAAAGTCCTATTTTGTCTATTTCTGTCTAAATGTGTTTACACTGTGATGGAAAGGGACAGGTGAGTATTAGATAAAATGGTGCAataagacaaaatttttatgagGGTCGGTATTtcatgaatattattatttatattctatttttttaacaacgcaaaagttattaattaaatatataccttCTCCTTCCCTTGGCAGGTTGCGGGACTATAGATTTTCAGTAAATAATACTGGTATTTATTGTAGAGTAAcactaaacataaaaattattaaaatttattcactGTAGCTGTTTGAAATAACTAcagctaaaataatatttgcttAAGAGCTATTAATTGCAACGTAAATTCTTATTGTGCTAAAATGGATAAGCTTATGATTTTTTCAAGCTGAATAAACGCTATAAATTTGCAGTTGAAGTACCTACCAACATATTATCAAAAAgtattggtttttatttttatacctttACTACAcgttattttcatatatatgtaaattatacattttattccaTGTGTATACTATATTAATACAACGTTTAAATCGTAATTAGTTCTACCTGTTGCGTTTTAACATACgcgaaataataatcataataataataattaagtcttTATTCATCCACATCTTATTgacatactataaaaaaaaaaaaaatactctaagATGCAACCCCTGTCCGTGAGAAGGCCACCTCCAAATGTTTCAaccctattttattttgtgccCTCGTCATCCAATTTTTTCCAGCATCCCTTTCGATCCCGTCAGCCCATCCCTCTATTGGTCTGGCCTTGTTCCTTTTGGAGCAGTCCTATCGGTTACTGTTTCAGACCATCTGTCATCTGTATAACGCGCTGAAAATACGCGTAATGCAGACATAAATTAGTGGATCgatttatatacttattttgtataatgccAACATATTGAGTAGTGTAACTCGATAGGTGTTTATGTTGTTTCTGTATAAGTGTACTGAAAGCAATATAATAACCTTTTATTTGGAAAGGCTCCTCAAGCTGGTTCTATAGAGACGCGTAACCCGTTTTAAAGATATacctttattacattttaaaatgaaacaatacatattaaaaaatattcagtgTTAAAGATAAACTGCGAATTTGACAATCTCcctttataatgtatttttatgaagACAACATCGTTTATCTTATC includes the following:
- the LOC125059556 gene encoding G1/S-specific cyclin-E isoform X1; protein product: MAQAGSSCDTEDKRLNLKRKRNSTDDEVENMPPMKLSYKEVEELFDQPAHNVVVESSSCSSDEDGSADQSNHVYTDIDYNADSFLSPPSISDLPSCVLSPLENVARGDSTPHSNKRASSNKILCPSPPKRKCPLPGLSWADSADVWKNMCDCDARSAMKKNPNMFDNHPNLQPRMRAILLDWLNEVCAVYKLHRETFHLTVDYIDRYLSNTADVQKGCLQLIGITCLFIAAKVEEVYPPKITEFAYVTDGSCTTDEILLEEQLVLKILSWSLTPITINSWLNIYLQLASEGRSAKRRLIGEKEVGVNALRGYTFVFPQYSSLEFVICGQLVDLAVLHVDVNKFANSAIAAAAIAHAFSRDLALRVSGYSWETLESCHRWMAAFAAGVRAEGAECVVRGGDGEHVQRAAELSLICPDLNMDESHRIQAHNVTLDMFDKVFLQLQEHTNTQDTGSSSQEHLYPPTPPQSDHKSPKTPAAKTPSTRHISPLPEIRLTQV
- the LOC125059556 gene encoding G1/S-specific cyclin-E isoform X2, yielding MAQAGSSCDTEDKRLNLKRKRNSTDDEVENMPPMKLSYKEVEELFDQPAHNVVVESSSCSSDEDGSADQSNHVYTDIDYNADSFLSPPSISDLPSCVLSPLENVARGDSTPHSNKRASNKILCPSPPKRKCPLPGLSWADSADVWKNMCDCDARSAMKKNPNMFDNHPNLQPRMRAILLDWLNEVCAVYKLHRETFHLTVDYIDRYLSNTADVQKGCLQLIGITCLFIAAKVEEVYPPKITEFAYVTDGSCTTDEILLEEQLVLKILSWSLTPITINSWLNIYLQLASEGRSAKRRLIGEKEVGVNALRGYTFVFPQYSSLEFVICGQLVDLAVLHVDVNKFANSAIAAAAIAHAFSRDLALRVSGYSWETLESCHRWMAAFAAGVRAEGAECVVRGGDGEHVQRAAELSLICPDLNMDESHRIQAHNVTLDMFDKVFLQLQEHTNTQDTGSSSQEHLYPPTPPQSDHKSPKTPAAKTPSTRHISPLPEIRLTQV